In one window of Opitutus sp. GAS368 DNA:
- the rplW gene encoding 50S ribosomal protein L23 has translation MNAEQILKTIRLTEKSNKLSSNYGQYTFEVYPSATKHTVRAAVEQTFKVTVTRVNIQNRKGKPKRSRQGRPITASDSKRAIVTLKTGDKIELT, from the coding sequence ATTAACGCCGAACAGATTCTCAAAACCATCCGCCTGACGGAGAAGTCGAACAAGCTCTCCTCGAACTACGGCCAATACACCTTCGAGGTGTATCCGTCCGCGACGAAGCACACCGTGCGCGCGGCCGTCGAGCAGACCTTCAAGGTCACCGTCACCCGCGTGAACATCCAGAACCGCAAGGGCAAGCCGAAGCGTTCGCGCCAGGGCCGCCCGATCACCGCGTCCGACAGCAAGCGCGCCATCGTCACCCTCAAGACGGGCGACAAGATCGAACTCACCTGA
- the rplD gene encoding 50S ribosomal protein L4 translates to MKLKIFTSDATKSSEKEFNLPTFEGSRGLQAVKEVVVAHRANARQGTRSTKTRGEVSGGGKKPWAQKGTGRARAGSIRSPLWSGGGVVFGPKPRDFSKKINGKVKTLAFGRALFDRATAGDISVIENFAPKQAKTKLMGQVIARIAPKGKVLIVDAPFTTEAQRAARNLDRVTLQDASKLNTLDLVAYSWIVVSSKALEQIIARANGGQS, encoded by the coding sequence ATGAAGCTCAAAATTTTCACGTCCGACGCCACCAAGAGTTCCGAGAAGGAATTCAACCTCCCGACCTTTGAAGGCTCCCGCGGCCTCCAGGCCGTCAAGGAAGTCGTCGTCGCCCACCGCGCCAACGCCCGCCAGGGCACGCGCTCGACCAAGACCCGCGGCGAAGTCAGCGGCGGCGGCAAGAAGCCGTGGGCCCAGAAGGGCACCGGCCGCGCCCGCGCCGGCTCCATCCGCTCCCCCCTGTGGTCCGGCGGCGGCGTCGTGTTCGGTCCGAAGCCCCGCGACTTCTCCAAGAAGATCAACGGCAAGGTCAAGACCCTAGCCTTCGGCCGCGCCCTGTTCGACCGCGCGACCGCCGGTGACATCAGCGTCATCGAGAACTTCGCGCCGAAGCAGGCCAAGACGAAGCTGATGGGCCAGGTCATCGCCCGCATCGCCCCCAAGGGCAAGGTGCTCATCGTCGACGCCCCCTTCACGACCGAGGCCCAGCGCGCCGCGCGCAACCTCGACCGCGTCACCCTGCAGGACGCCTCGAAGCTCAACACCCTCGATCTCGTCGCCTACAGCTGGATCGTTGTTTCCAGCAAGGCCCTCGAGCAGATCATCGCCCGCGCCAACGGAGGTCAGTCATGA
- the rplC gene encoding 50S ribosomal protein L3, with the protein MIATLLGKKIGMTQVYDAQNVLIPVTVVEAGPCPVVQIKTVESDGYNAVQLGFGAQKAKNASKAEANHAKKAGLEATPRVLNEVRLPEAFSGKAGDVLTVAVFAEGQIVDVLGVSKGKGFQGVVKRFRVGGGPASHGSMFHRRIGSIGMRQTPGRSWKNQRMPGHMGTDMRTVQNLRVVKIIADKNLILVKGAIPGANGDDVIIRSGKKAKPAKKA; encoded by the coding sequence ATGATCGCTACATTACTCGGTAAAAAAATCGGCATGACCCAGGTCTACGACGCGCAAAACGTCCTGATCCCGGTCACCGTGGTGGAAGCCGGCCCGTGCCCGGTCGTCCAAATCAAGACGGTTGAGTCTGACGGCTACAATGCCGTGCAACTCGGCTTCGGTGCCCAGAAGGCGAAGAACGCCTCCAAGGCCGAGGCCAATCACGCCAAGAAGGCCGGCCTCGAGGCCACGCCCCGCGTGCTCAACGAAGTCCGCCTCCCCGAGGCGTTCTCCGGCAAGGCCGGCGACGTCCTCACGGTCGCGGTCTTCGCCGAGGGCCAGATCGTCGACGTGCTCGGCGTCTCCAAGGGCAAGGGCTTCCAGGGCGTCGTGAAGCGCTTCCGCGTCGGCGGCGGCCCCGCCTCCCACGGCTCCATGTTCCATCGCCGCATCGGCTCCATCGGCATGCGCCAGACCCCCGGCCGTTCCTGGAAAAACCAGCGCATGCCCGGCCACATGGGCACCGATATGCGCACCGTGCAGAACCTGCGCGTCGTGAAGATCATCGCCGACAAGAACCTCATCCTCGTCAAGGGCGCCATCCCCGGCGCCAACGGCGACGATGTCATCATCCGCTCCGGCAAGAAGGCCAAGCCGGCCAAGAAAGCCTAA
- the rpsJ gene encoding 30S ribosomal protein S10 produces the protein MKGQRIRIKLQGYDYRVIDQSALEIVETAKRSGARVSGPIPLPTHIVKLSVNRSPHVDKKSMEQFESRTHKRLIDILEPTAQTVDELKKLNLPSGVDITINV, from the coding sequence ATGAAAGGCCAACGCATTCGCATCAAACTCCAGGGCTACGACTATCGGGTCATCGACCAGTCGGCCCTCGAAATCGTCGAAACCGCCAAGCGCTCCGGCGCCCGCGTCTCGGGTCCCATCCCGCTGCCCACGCACATCGTGAAGCTGTCGGTCAACCGCTCCCCGCACGTGGACAAGAAGTCCATGGAGCAGTTCGAATCCCGCACGCACAAGCGCCTCATCGACATCCTGGAGCCCACCGCCCAGACCGTCGACGAACTCAAGAAGCTCAACCTTCCGTCCGGCGTCGATATCACCATCAACGTATAA
- the fusA gene encoding elongation factor G, with protein MSVASPINITVVTDKAKTSPVNSKDRPFPLEWTRNIGIAAHIDAGKTTTTERILFYSGAVHKMGEVHEGTTVTDWMEQERERGITITAAAISCAWNASWGPWKGIKQRINIIDTPGHVDFTAEVERSLRVLDGAVAVFDAVAGVQPQSETVWRQANKYRVPRIAFINKMDRVGANFFRCIDDIRNKLKANAHALYLPIGAEENFTGLVDLVQNVAYSFEDNPADPLGMKPVTMEVPEAMKAQTKEYRDKLIEAVSDFDDVIAEKYLNGEEISVEQLMLGVRKATISLQFTGVFPGSAFKKKGVQRLLDCVVNYLPSPIDVPPMQGQDSDGKPVEAVVSDKAKMAGLAFKLWNDPFVGRLVFFRVYTGQLPRGMSLYNPRTRRTERVSRLVLMRAIEREEIEVAYAGDICAVVGVKDVITGDTLCDEDFDIRLEPPSFPEPVISMSIEPNSKADQEKLGVALQRLVAEDPTLRVKTDQDTGQTILAGMGELHLEIIIDRMKREFKVEATSGKPQIAYRETIQKAADGEGKFIRQSGGKGQYGHVVIRMEPNEKGKGVEVINETVGGSIPKEFIKPSTDGILEGANNGVIAGFPVVDVIIKIVDGSFHEVDSSEMAFKMAGIFAFKDAMKKANPILLEPIMGVEVTTPEEYQGDLMGDINRRRGQIQGMDNKAGACIITAHVPLELLFGYVTDIRSLSKGRASASITPSHFAQVPNSQLAKIVESNAKGPART; from the coding sequence ATGTCCGTCGCTTCTCCCATCAACATCACCGTCGTCACCGACAAGGCGAAGACCTCGCCCGTCAACTCGAAGGACCGTCCGTTCCCGCTCGAGTGGACCCGCAACATCGGCATCGCCGCGCACATCGACGCCGGCAAGACCACGACGACCGAGCGCATTCTTTTCTACTCCGGCGCCGTCCACAAGATGGGCGAGGTCCACGAGGGCACCACGGTGACCGACTGGATGGAGCAGGAGCGCGAGCGCGGCATCACGATCACCGCCGCCGCCATTTCCTGCGCCTGGAACGCCTCCTGGGGCCCCTGGAAGGGCATCAAGCAGCGCATTAACATCATCGACACCCCCGGACACGTGGACTTCACGGCCGAGGTGGAGCGCTCGCTCCGCGTGCTCGACGGCGCCGTCGCCGTGTTCGACGCCGTCGCCGGCGTGCAGCCCCAGTCCGAGACCGTCTGGCGCCAGGCCAACAAATACCGCGTCCCCCGCATCGCTTTCATCAACAAGATGGATCGCGTCGGCGCGAATTTCTTCCGCTGCATCGACGACATCCGCAACAAGCTCAAGGCGAACGCCCACGCCCTCTACCTGCCGATCGGCGCCGAGGAGAACTTCACCGGTCTCGTCGATCTCGTGCAGAACGTCGCCTATTCCTTCGAGGACAACCCGGCCGACCCGCTCGGCATGAAGCCGGTCACGATGGAGGTCCCCGAGGCCATGAAGGCGCAGACCAAGGAGTATCGCGACAAGCTCATCGAGGCCGTGTCCGACTTCGACGATGTCATCGCCGAGAAGTATCTCAATGGCGAGGAGATCAGCGTCGAGCAGCTGATGCTCGGCGTCCGCAAGGCCACCATTTCCCTCCAGTTCACCGGCGTGTTCCCTGGCTCCGCCTTCAAGAAGAAGGGCGTGCAGCGCCTGCTGGATTGTGTCGTCAACTACCTCCCGAGCCCGATCGACGTCCCGCCCATGCAGGGCCAGGACAGCGACGGCAAGCCGGTCGAGGCGGTCGTCAGCGACAAGGCCAAGATGGCCGGTCTCGCGTTCAAGCTCTGGAACGACCCGTTCGTCGGCCGCCTCGTGTTCTTCCGCGTCTACACCGGCCAGCTGCCGCGCGGCATGTCCCTCTACAATCCCCGCACCCGCCGCACCGAGCGCGTGTCCCGTCTCGTCCTCATGCGCGCCATCGAGCGCGAGGAAATCGAGGTCGCCTACGCGGGTGACATTTGCGCCGTCGTCGGCGTCAAGGACGTCATCACCGGCGACACCCTGTGCGACGAGGATTTCGACATCCGCCTCGAACCACCGTCCTTCCCGGAGCCCGTCATCTCGATGTCCATCGAGCCGAACTCCAAGGCCGACCAGGAAAAGCTCGGCGTCGCGCTCCAGCGCCTCGTTGCCGAGGACCCGACCCTGCGCGTCAAGACCGACCAGGACACGGGCCAGACCATCCTCGCCGGCATGGGCGAACTGCACCTCGAGATCATCATCGACCGCATGAAGCGTGAGTTCAAGGTCGAGGCCACTTCCGGCAAGCCCCAGATCGCCTACCGCGAGACCATCCAGAAGGCGGCCGACGGCGAGGGTAAGTTCATCCGCCAGTCCGGCGGCAAGGGCCAATACGGCCATGTCGTCATCCGGATGGAGCCGAATGAGAAGGGGAAGGGCGTCGAGGTCATCAACGAGACCGTCGGCGGTTCCATCCCGAAGGAATTCATCAAGCCGTCGACCGACGGCATCCTCGAGGGCGCCAACAACGGCGTCATCGCCGGCTTCCCGGTGGTCGACGTCATCATCAAGATCGTCGACGGTTCGTTCCACGAGGTCGACTCGTCCGAAATGGCGTTCAAGATGGCCGGCATCTTCGCGTTCAAGGACGCGATGAAGAAGGCCAACCCGATCCTGCTCGAGCCCATCATGGGCGTCGAGGTCACCACCCCGGAAGAATATCAGGGCGACCTGATGGGCGACATCAACCGTCGCCGCGGCCAGATCCAGGGCATGGATAACAAGGCCGGCGCGTGCATCATCACCGCCCACGTGCCGCTCGAACTCCTCTTCGGCTACGTCACCGACATCCGGTCGCTTTCGAAGGGCCGCGCCAGCGCGTCCATCACGCCTTCGCACTTCGCGCAGGTCCCGAATTCGCAGCTCGCCAAGATCGTGGAGTCCAACGCCAAGGGCCCCGCTCGCACCTGA
- the rpsG gene encoding 30S ribosomal protein S7, giving the protein MSRRRRATHRPTVPDVRYNSALVTHLINVIMKSGKRTLAERIVYGAFEKVSEKLQKGDPVDLLMGAMENARPKLEVKSRRVGGATYQVPVEISFERQESLALRWIVDAATGRKGIPMREAIASEIIDAYNNTGSVVKKKEEMHKMAQANRAFAHLRW; this is encoded by the coding sequence ATGTCACGCCGCCGCAGAGCTACTCACCGCCCCACCGTGCCGGATGTCCGCTATAACAGCGCTCTGGTCACGCACCTCATCAACGTCATCATGAAGAGCGGCAAGCGCACGCTCGCCGAGCGCATCGTCTACGGTGCCTTCGAGAAGGTGAGCGAGAAGCTCCAGAAGGGCGACCCGGTCGACCTGCTGATGGGCGCGATGGAAAACGCCCGCCCGAAGCTCGAGGTCAAGAGCCGCCGCGTTGGTGGCGCCACCTACCAGGTGCCCGTGGAAATTTCATTTGAGCGCCAGGAGTCCCTGGCCCTCCGCTGGATCGTGGACGCCGCCACCGGCCGCAAGGGCATCCCGATGCGCGAGGCGATCGCCTCCGAGATCATCGACGCCTACAACAACACCGGCTCCGTCGTGAAGAAGAAGGAAGAGATGCACAAGATGGCCCAGGCCAACCGCGCCTTCGCCCATCTCCGCTGGTAA
- the rpsL gene encoding 30S ribosomal protein S12, translating to MPTINQLVRKGRRKVVAKSKAPALQGNPFRRGVCVQVMTRTPKKPNSAIRKVAKVRLTNGTEVISYIPDEGHNLQEHSIVLVRGGRVKDLPGVRYHIVRGTLDATGVEKRRRSRSKYGVKRPKAAKA from the coding sequence ATGCCAACCATCAACCAACTCGTGAGAAAGGGACGCCGCAAAGTCGTTGCGAAGTCCAAGGCTCCGGCGTTGCAGGGTAACCCCTTCCGCCGCGGCGTCTGTGTGCAGGTCATGACCCGCACGCCGAAGAAGCCGAACTCGGCCATCCGCAAGGTCGCCAAGGTCCGCCTCACGAATGGCACGGAGGTCATCTCCTACATCCCCGACGAGGGCCACAACCTCCAGGAGCACTCGATCGTGCTCGTGCGCGGTGGCCGCGTGAAGGATCTCCCCGGCGTCCGCTACCACATCGTGCGTGGCACCCTCGACGCCACCGGCGTGGAGAAGCGCCGCCGCTCCCGTTCCAAATACGGCGTCAAACGCCCGAAAGCCGCCAAGGCCTAA
- the rpoC gene encoding DNA-directed RNA polymerase subunit beta' — translation MSTEHAREEVRSVLGSDENQFDNVSITVAAPETIRAWSKGEVKNPETINYRTFKPEPGGLFCQKIFGPVRDYECACGKYKRIKYKDVVCDRCGVEVTIARVRRERMGHIELAVPVAHIWFLKSMPSRLGLLLDMTARSLERVIYYENYMVTNAGKTPLELKQLLTETEFQQAVDEYGADAFTAKMGAEAVRDVLMQIDMEAVVAELHETMRATRSKQIKKKLSKRLKVIGGFINSKSRPEWMVLEVLPVIPPDLRPLVPLEGGRFATSDLNDLYRRVINRNNRLRNLMQLKTPDVIIHNEKRMLQEAVDALFDNGRHGRPVTGAGNRALKSLSDMLKGKQGRFRQNLLGKRVDYSGRSVIVIGPELKLHQCGLPKKMALVLFEPFIIRRLKELGFVHTVRGARKMIEKKSPEVWDILEEVTKGHPVLLNRAPTLHRLSIQAFEPVLIEGSSIRVHPLVCTAYNADFDGDQMAVHVPLSLEAILECKLLMMSTNNIFSPSSGKPILTPSQDIVLGAYYLTIEPRSKPAKGVRVPLLSGLQEVQYVKMDGALKTHDWIEVPNPDFGKDTVYGNKERKHLRTTVGRVIFNQIWPTGLGFINFPVPKSKLGDLILNTYKVAGDRVTVETLDKLKELGFQTAMQAGISIGIDDMIIPENKKEIVSDARKKVDEVESQYKKGIITSGERYNKIIDIWTGATDRIAKAVFAKLENNDGKPEVNPVYIMMDSGARGNKQQVRQLCGLRGLMAKPSGEIIERPILSSFREGLTVLEYFISTHGARKGLADTALKTADAGYMTRKLCDVAMDAVITEEDCGTREGIWKRAIFEGETMLVSLAERVVGRFSADDVYDPLAPTKTIVDAGDLITEELAKRIDDSGIERVKVLSPLTSTSEQGIDAKSYGINPATNKVAKIGDSVGIIAAQSIGEPGTQLTMRTFHIGGVASAGSKNPEIKVRNAGLVKYRGLRLVQTAEGHNIVLNKTGSLLILDENDRELESYPIVVGTFLSVTDGAKVTKGETIAQWDPYNIPVLSEKAGTLHFKDMIPGVTVKRELDESTGRIATVVIEHKEDLNPQIEVRDDHGKPVAAYSIPTGAQVAVAEGDIIQPGALLAKTPRQASVTKDITGGLPRVAELFEARRPKEAAEMARIEGVVSFEGSIRGKRKLVVRQEESGAEEEHLIPHGKHIIVQAGDVVHKGQHLTEGSADPHEILEILGPTALYEFLIGQVQEVYRLQGVSINDKHIEVIIRQMLRKVRISDPGDTEWFWGEQIDRVAFLRENKRIDAAGGKPAEAEPILLGITKASLETESFISAASFQETTRVLTDASTLGKVDHLKGFKENVIMGHLIPAGTGLPAYKKLKVTLPLGGEIPMDEAPKATAEAS, via the coding sequence ATGAGCACCGAACACGCCCGCGAAGAAGTCCGTTCCGTCCTCGGTTCGGACGAGAACCAGTTCGACAACGTTTCGATCACCGTCGCCGCGCCGGAAACCATCCGCGCCTGGTCCAAGGGTGAGGTCAAGAATCCCGAGACCATCAACTACCGCACCTTCAAGCCCGAGCCGGGCGGTCTTTTCTGCCAAAAGATCTTCGGCCCGGTGCGCGACTACGAGTGCGCCTGCGGCAAATACAAGCGCATCAAATACAAGGATGTCGTGTGCGATCGGTGCGGCGTCGAGGTGACCATCGCCCGCGTCCGCCGCGAGCGCATGGGCCACATCGAGCTGGCCGTCCCCGTCGCCCACATCTGGTTCCTCAAGAGCATGCCGAGCCGCCTCGGCCTCCTGCTCGACATGACCGCCCGTTCGCTCGAGCGCGTCATCTACTACGAGAACTACATGGTGACCAACGCGGGCAAGACGCCGCTCGAGCTCAAGCAGCTCCTCACCGAGACCGAGTTCCAGCAGGCCGTCGATGAATACGGCGCCGATGCCTTCACCGCCAAGATGGGCGCCGAGGCCGTCCGCGACGTGCTCATGCAGATCGACATGGAGGCGGTCGTCGCCGAGCTCCACGAGACGATGCGCGCCACGCGCTCGAAACAGATCAAGAAGAAGCTCTCCAAGCGCCTCAAGGTCATCGGCGGCTTCATCAACTCCAAGTCCCGTCCCGAGTGGATGGTGCTCGAGGTGCTGCCGGTCATCCCGCCGGACCTGCGCCCGCTCGTTCCGCTCGAGGGTGGCCGCTTCGCGACCTCCGACCTCAACGATCTCTACCGCCGCGTCATCAACCGCAACAACCGTCTGCGGAACCTGATGCAGCTGAAGACGCCCGACGTCATCATTCACAACGAAAAGCGCATGCTCCAGGAAGCCGTCGACGCGCTCTTCGACAACGGCCGCCATGGCCGCCCGGTCACGGGCGCCGGCAACCGCGCCCTGAAGTCGCTCTCCGACATGCTCAAGGGCAAGCAGGGCCGCTTCCGCCAGAACTTGCTCGGCAAGCGCGTCGATTATTCCGGCCGCTCCGTCATCGTCATCGGTCCGGAGCTCAAGCTCCACCAGTGCGGCCTGCCCAAGAAGATGGCGCTCGTCCTCTTCGAGCCGTTCATCATCCGCCGCCTCAAGGAACTCGGCTTCGTGCACACCGTCCGCGGTGCCCGCAAGATGATCGAGAAGAAGTCCCCTGAGGTGTGGGACATCCTCGAGGAAGTCACCAAGGGCCACCCGGTGCTGCTCAACCGCGCGCCGACCCTGCACCGTCTCTCGATCCAGGCCTTCGAGCCCGTGCTCATCGAGGGTTCGTCCATCCGCGTCCACCCGCTCGTCTGCACCGCCTACAACGCGGACTTCGACGGTGACCAGATGGCCGTCCACGTGCCGCTGTCGCTTGAGGCCATCCTGGAGTGCAAGCTCCTGATGATGTCGACGAACAACATCTTCTCGCCGTCCTCCGGCAAGCCGATCCTCACGCCGTCGCAGGACATCGTCCTCGGCGCCTACTACCTCACCATCGAACCGCGCAGCAAGCCCGCCAAGGGCGTCCGCGTGCCGCTGCTCTCCGGCTTGCAGGAAGTGCAATACGTCAAGATGGACGGCGCGCTCAAGACCCACGACTGGATCGAGGTCCCGAACCCGGACTTCGGCAAGGACACCGTCTACGGCAACAAGGAGCGCAAGCACCTCCGCACGACCGTGGGCCGCGTCATCTTCAACCAGATCTGGCCCACCGGCCTCGGCTTCATCAACTTCCCGGTGCCGAAGAGCAAGCTGGGCGACCTCATCCTCAACACCTACAAGGTGGCGGGGGACCGCGTGACCGTCGAGACGCTCGACAAGCTCAAGGAGCTGGGCTTCCAGACCGCCATGCAGGCCGGCATCTCGATCGGTATCGATGACATGATCATCCCCGAGAACAAGAAGGAGATCGTGTCCGACGCCCGCAAGAAGGTCGACGAGGTCGAGTCCCAATACAAGAAGGGCATCATCACCTCCGGCGAGCGTTACAACAAGATCATCGACATCTGGACCGGCGCCACCGACCGCATCGCGAAGGCCGTCTTTGCGAAGCTCGAGAACAACGATGGCAAGCCCGAGGTTAATCCGGTTTACATCATGATGGATTCCGGTGCCCGCGGTAACAAACAGCAGGTCCGCCAGCTGTGCGGTCTCCGCGGCCTCATGGCCAAGCCCTCCGGCGAGATCATCGAGCGCCCCATCCTGTCCTCGTTCCGCGAGGGCCTCACCGTCCTCGAATACTTCATCTCCACGCACGGCGCCCGCAAGGGTCTCGCCGACACCGCCCTCAAGACGGCCGACGCCGGCTACATGACCCGCAAGCTTTGCGACGTGGCCATGGACGCCGTCATCACCGAGGAAGACTGCGGCACGCGCGAAGGCATCTGGAAGCGGGCGATCTTCGAAGGCGAGACCATGCTGGTCTCCCTCGCGGAGCGCGTGGTCGGCCGGTTCTCGGCGGACGACGTCTACGACCCGCTCGCCCCGACCAAGACCATCGTGGACGCCGGCGACCTCATCACCGAGGAACTCGCCAAGCGCATCGACGACTCCGGCATCGAGCGCGTCAAGGTGCTCTCGCCGCTCACCTCCACGAGCGAGCAGGGCATCGACGCCAAGTCCTACGGCATCAATCCCGCCACCAACAAGGTCGCGAAGATCGGTGACTCCGTCGGCATCATCGCCGCCCAGTCCATCGGCGAGCCCGGCACGCAGCTCACGATGCGCACGTTCCACATCGGTGGCGTCGCCTCGGCCGGCTCGAAGAATCCCGAGATCAAGGTCCGCAACGCCGGTCTCGTGAAATACCGCGGCCTGCGCCTGGTGCAGACCGCCGAGGGCCACAACATCGTCCTCAACAAGACCGGCTCGCTGCTGATCCTGGACGAGAACGATCGCGAGTTGGAGTCCTACCCGATCGTGGTCGGCACCTTCCTCTCCGTCACCGACGGCGCCAAGGTCACCAAGGGCGAGACCATCGCCCAGTGGGATCCTTACAATATCCCGGTCCTCTCCGAGAAGGCCGGCACGCTCCACTTCAAGGACATGATTCCGGGTGTGACCGTGAAGCGCGAACTCGACGAATCCACCGGCCGTATCGCGACCGTGGTCATCGAGCACAAGGAAGACCTCAATCCGCAGATCGAGGTCCGCGACGATCACGGCAAGCCGGTCGCCGCTTACTCCATCCCGACGGGCGCGCAGGTCGCGGTCGCCGAGGGTGACATCATCCAGCCCGGTGCGCTGCTCGCCAAGACCCCGCGTCAGGCGTCCGTCACCAAGGACATCACCGGTGGTCTCCCGCGCGTGGCCGAGCTGTTCGAAGCCCGCCGCCCGAAGGAAGCCGCCGAGATGGCGCGCATCGAGGGGGTCGTCTCCTTCGAGGGTTCCATCCGCGGCAAACGCAAGCTCGTCGTCCGTCAGGAGGAGTCCGGCGCCGAGGAGGAACACCTGATCCCGCACGGCAAGCACATCATCGTGCAGGCCGGCGACGTCGTCCACAAGGGCCAGCACTTGACCGAGGGCTCCGCCGATCCGCACGAGATCCTCGAGATCCTCGGGCCGACCGCGCTGTATGAGTTCCTCATCGGCCAGGTGCAGGAAGTCTACCGTCTCCAGGGCGTGTCGATCAACGACAAGCACATCGAGGTCATCATCCGCCAGATGCTCCGCAAGGTCCGCATCTCGGATCCGGGTGACACCGAGTGGTTCTGGGGCGAGCAGATCGACCGCGTGGCGTTCCTGCGCGAGAACAAGCGCATCGACGCCGCCGGCGGCAAGCCCGCCGAGGCCGAGCCGATCCTGCTGGGCATCACCAAGGCCTCGCTCGAGACCGAGAGCTTCATCTCGGCCGCCTCCTTCCAGGAGACGACGCGCGTCCTCACGGATGCCTCGACGCTGGGCAAGGTCGACCACCTGAAGGGCTTCAAGGAAAACGTCATCATGGGTCACTTGATCCCGGCGGGCACGGGCCTCCCGGCTTACAAGAAACTCAAGGTCACGCTGCCGCTCGGCGGCGAGATCCCGATGGACGAAGCGCCCAAGGCCACGGCCGAGGCGAGCTAA